In a genomic window of Chryseobacterium sp. G0162:
- a CDS encoding aminodeoxychorismate synthase component I, with product MFSVNHQKFMEMDELSLQKVPYFFVIDFLSEKVEIYKENEIEKSGLLIDFQMFSTTKQKQALDKKVEWKFFPETLESFKTGFDKVQKNIRLGNSYLVNYTRKTEIETNLSLKEIFYHSEAKYKVFYKDFFVFFSPETFVKIIDGKILTYPMKGTIDASIENAAEILKNDPKEKAEHYTVVDLLRNDLSMVADNVRVDQFQHIDFLKTRQKDLYAMSSEISGILKPEFDGKLGSIMQKLLPAGSILGAPKPKTLEIILEAEGYDRGYYTGVCGWFDGENVDSCVMIRFIEKEDNKLYFKSGGGITHMSKLEDEYQEMKNKIYVPIH from the coding sequence ATGTTTTCAGTGAATCATCAAAAATTTATGGAAATGGACGAGCTTTCCCTTCAGAAGGTTCCCTATTTCTTTGTGATCGATTTCCTTTCAGAGAAGGTGGAAATCTATAAAGAAAATGAGATCGAAAAATCAGGGTTATTAATTGATTTTCAAATGTTTTCAACCACAAAACAGAAACAAGCGCTTGATAAAAAAGTAGAATGGAAATTCTTTCCGGAGACCCTGGAAAGCTTTAAAACAGGATTTGATAAAGTTCAGAAAAATATTCGTCTTGGGAATTCCTATCTGGTAAATTATACCCGAAAAACTGAAATTGAGACCAATTTAAGCCTTAAAGAAATTTTTTATCACTCCGAGGCAAAGTACAAGGTTTTTTATAAAGATTTTTTTGTATTTTTTTCTCCTGAAACTTTCGTAAAGATTATTGACGGAAAAATTTTGACTTATCCTATGAAAGGCACTATTGATGCCTCCATAGAAAATGCGGCAGAAATCTTAAAGAATGACCCGAAGGAAAAAGCTGAGCATTATACAGTGGTAGATTTGCTCCGTAATGATCTAAGCATGGTAGCAGATAATGTACGTGTAGATCAGTTTCAGCATATTGACTTCCTCAAAACACGGCAGAAAGATTTATATGCCATGAGTTCGGAAATTTCAGGAATATTAAAACCTGAATTTGACGGAAAATTAGGAAGTATTATGCAAAAATTGCTTCCTGCAGGATCTATTTTAGGTGCCCCAAAACCTAAAACGCTGGAAATAATCCTGGAGGCAGAAGGCTATGACCGAGGATATTACACGGGAGTTTGTGGCTGGTTCGACGGTGAAAATGTCGACAGCTGTGTAATGATACGTTTTATTGAAAAAGAGGACAATAAGCTCTATTTCAAAAGCGGAGGCGGTATAACGCACATGAGTAAATTAGAAGACGAATATCAGGAAATGAAAAATAAAATCTATGTCCCAATTCATTGA